One window from the genome of Hydractinia symbiolongicarpus strain clone_291-10 chromosome 1, HSymV2.1, whole genome shotgun sequence encodes:
- the LOC130646995 gene encoding uncharacterized protein LOC130646995: MEKEGFLRCINTIQSDLDVKIRVISTDRHVSIKKLMQTDPRFKHIIHQFDPWHIGKGILKKMIKASKKKDFQLLARWAPAVVNHLYWSIATCKGDGKELAERFVSVVHHTANKHTFPQNSIYKECEHQKLTDEDKRQKEWFQMGSPAHNVLIHIVTQKTLVKDLEQMNEQIHTTMLEVFHSLKIRYLPKSSIFGMEKMIAGTQLAILDHNNCRREQKYQVDDEGTATPLFQIAYSKPTKRFVAKPVKEEKEIGYLFYIIQKKILRASSGKKKLYQIR, from the exons ATGGAAAAAGAAGGGTTTCTGCGTTGCATAAATACCATCCAAAGCGATCTGGATGTTAAGATCCGCGTTATATCGACAGACCGCCATGTTTCCATTAAAAAATTGATGCAAACTGATCCAAGGTTTAAACACATCATCCACCAGTTTGACCCTTGGCACATTGGTAaaggaattttgaaaaaaatgataaaggCATCCAAAAAGAAAG aTTTTCAGCTTCTTGCACGATGGGCTCCAGCAGTGGTTAACCACTTATATTGGTCCATCGCTACGTGTAAAGGGGACGGGAAAGAATTGGCTGAAAGATTTGTGTCAGTCGTCCATCATACTGCAAATAAACACACATTTCCACAAAATTCAATTTATAAAGAATGCGAACACCAGAAGTTAACGGACGAGGATAAGCGGCAAAAAGAATGGTTTCAAATGGGATCCCCTGCGCACAATGTATTGATCCATATTGTTACGCAAAAAACACTCGTCAAAGATCTAGAGCAAATGAACGAACAAATTCACACGACCATGCTCGAAGTTTTTCATTCCTTGAAGATTAGATATCTTCCAAAAAGTTCGATCTTCGGAATGGAAAAAATGATCGCTGGAACACAATTAGCAATCCTCGACCATAATAATTGTAGAAGGGAacag AAATATCAGGTGGATGATGAAGGTACAGCAACACCGCTGTTTCAAATTGCGTACTCTAAACCAACCAAACGATTTGTGGCTAAACCAGTTAAAGAGGAAAAAGAAATAGGATATCTATTttacataattcaaaaaaaaattttgcgtgCATCATCTGGAA AGAAGAAATTATATCAAATTCGATAA